The following proteins come from a genomic window of Corynebacterium sp. P4-C1:
- a CDS encoding PspC domain-containing protein produces the protein MTNTTSPLQTMWDTRAPRIPNENGGNALLAGVCEGIGARYRVDPTVVRIAFIVLALLVGGGIFLYLLCWFTMPRISTGSSPMNAAFTPANRLSDEAAKEKSTGWLLLLGMIIFFPSITVGTRSGIAFASLTGLILGFLAWWILHNRTPVPPEGLNIPPAASGPHPPQPPVGGPQPQPQPPMGDGQAQAQQPQPQPTNDNVQQNSPYDPRNNPYAQ, from the coding sequence ATGACCAACACCACAAGTCCTCTTCAGACCATGTGGGACACTCGGGCCCCAAGAATCCCCAACGAGAACGGTGGAAATGCTCTCCTCGCGGGCGTGTGCGAAGGCATCGGCGCGCGTTACCGCGTCGACCCCACCGTCGTGCGTATCGCGTTCATCGTCCTGGCGTTGCTCGTCGGCGGCGGCATTTTCCTCTACCTGTTGTGCTGGTTCACCATGCCTCGCATCAGCACCGGCTCCAGCCCGATGAACGCCGCCTTCACTCCCGCCAACCGCCTGAGCGACGAAGCCGCCAAGGAAAAGAGCACCGGCTGGCTCCTGCTCCTCGGCATGATCATTTTCTTCCCCTCCATCACGGTCGGCACACGGTCCGGCATCGCCTTCGCGTCGCTCACCGGCCTCATCTTGGGGTTCCTGGCCTGGTGGATCCTGCACAACCGCACGCCCGTGCCACCCGAGGGACTCAACATCCCTCCGGCCGCATCTGGGCCGCATCCGCCGCAGCCCCCTGTCGGTGGGCCACAGCCGCAGCCGCAGCCCCCGATGGGCGACGGTCAGGCTCAAGCACAGCAGCCGCAGCCGCAGCCGACGAACGACAACGTCCAGCAGAACAGCCCCTACGATCCGCGGAACAACCCCTACGCGCAATAG